AGGATTTGGGCTTTTTTACTGTATGTAATGTGAACTGTGTCCAAGACTAGCTCTCTGGTGGTTATTTGGGAAATAGCTAATGGAAATAGGAAAATTGTGCTTAGCCAACTGTGAACTGTTTAATTGTGTAAAATGATACTACCTTACCTTATTATAGAATCGAATGTAAAACAAACCTAATACTGATGGGTTGTGTTTGTGTACCAGCTAAATGTCTAATAACAACGTGTCGATCCTATATCAATCCAATCAATCATGACTAGATTAACCCTTTCCCTTTCAATCATCAATTCCTTAATCCATCATTGTGTCGATTGAGCCTAGATCTTGGACGAGGCCCCCGATGCCTTTGGTCCTTTCAACTTTTTCTCCAGCATCCAGTCGGTCATCATCACAGGCTACCTCAACACCCCCAAGTCCTCTGTGGGGATCATTAGTTACTCCACTGACCTCTACTATCACTTCTCCTGTCGCTACCCACTGGAGTATCTTCTGAACAACACACAGATTGTAGCGTGAGTCTCGGTCCTCCAACTGTTTATCCGTGAAAATGTACTTTATTGATCCCCAGAGGGTGAATTGGGTTATATAGCTAGCGAGGCACCTACGTAGATGTAGatagatagggggggggggggtttagttaCAAATTCTGGTATCTTAAATTAACTGACACTTTTTCCTTCTTCTCTAACGCcagctctctcccactctttctatcgTAGGTCGTCAGTCTCAGTGGCCACCAGTGACAACAATGGCACGTTCATCAACACCTTGAGTATGAGTGTTTTTAATGTGAGTGCAGGATTCAATTCCTTATGTATAAAAAAAGCATCCTTGAATGGTCAGGGCTGTCTGAGAAGTATGTAATATCTCAAGTACACCGTACCTGCCTACAGAATGTTATTGTAATGAAACTGTATCTTAGCGAAATATTATGAAGAGTGTTAATTCACTCTTACTCTTATTTTACTCTACTGTTAGTCTTTTGATTAGGATATTTACAGAATCTCCCCCGTGATCTTCCTCACAactccttctcttctctactGTTTGTTGTGTAGGGCACTGATTATGGTTACCCATTGGTGGTTCCACCGACAGGACTTGAATTGCGTTCCAAGGTTTATGTGGAGGTCAAGGCCACCAACCTCACTGGGAAGTAAGTCAACCTTTTGTCTCTTAACGTATCTACTGGGTCAAATGTCAAGGAGTCCACACTCATTTCATGTACAGTGTTTTGTATTGTAGTTTGCCATATCCattatattcatatttattttgtatattctATATTTTCATTATTGTGAAATACAATTTTTCTAACAAATTGACAtgacgactctctctctctctctccctctctccctccctaaaaCAGTTTTAATCTTTTACTTGACCACTGCTTTGCAACCCCATCAGCATACAACATGTCAAACAATGAGCAGCACGACTTCTTCACAGGGTTTGATTGAAAAACCATCCTCTCATCAATTTCAAATATAGAGATATGTGAATGATAAATTACAGGCCAAAATATTGATCATAATAAGTATGTGCAAAATGACAAAGCGTATTCTTATAATCCCTTTTCACAGATGCGCTGTTGATTCACGCTCATCAGTCACACAGAATGGGATTTCCAAGAATTCCCGATTCTCCTTYGAGGCATTTCGCTTTGTGACACACAATAACCTGGAAAAGTCCAGTATCTTCCTGCACTGCATCCTTCGACTGTGTGAGCCCAGCAAGTGTCAGAAACTGGTTGATGTAAGCGGAGTTCACATACCTACACCATTCTCACATATCTTGTTCTCTACAATTAGCACCATCGATAAAACAGTGTTGACCTTGACCCATCACAGTAACCTTGTCAACAGATCAGATCTCTTGGTATAGTGGCTAACTTGTTGGGTTGACAGTCACTGGACCCGGGTTCCAAGTTCCGGTCGGCGCTATCCCATGAATTCGCTGCATTACCATAAATGGTTCATATAAGCATAAGAACGTGTCTTTGTTACAGGCTTGCAATAGCAGGGAAAAGAGATCACTGGAGCCTTTCGGATCCGAGTCAGCCGAATCAGCCACTGTTTCTGTGGGACCACTCTATACTAGCAGAGATGGTGAGAACTGCAGTCATCCATGAATGATTTTATTCAACATTATGTCTGAGATTCTGATATTCAGTAATAATGATCACAAGTAGCAAGTAATTCACTGGAGTTTATAGAGATGATTGCTATTAGTACCACTGCTACTCAAATTCCATTTCAATTAATAATATGTTTTCCCTCCCTGTTTATCCTACAGAGGAAAGACCTGCTGCGTTGGCATATAGTGAGTTCAATGTTTTTGCTAAATTAAAGTGTCAAATAGTGAATATGTCTAGGTGGGAGGATAAACGTGTCATTTAAAGCACGCCCCAAACYATGCTCTACTTTTCCTCTGTGTGATCCAGGCAGCGGAGGGGTACAGTCAGGAGGTGACAAGGTTAACCTCCCAGGGCTGGTGGTAGGGATCCTCTTTGGCACTGCAGCCATAGCCCTGGTTGTCCTAGGCAGCTGGTTTGTCCTCAAGAAGTTCTACTGGGCTGGCGGTCTGCCCCACTCCTTTGACTGAAAGGTGTCTTGGCCAATKACCATCTACCAACCAACCTGTCCACCTCCGAGCTGCCCAATCTGCTTCGCCTAATAGGGTGTGTTTTAGATTTCTCATGATGTCATTAATTTTGTAGCCAAAAACTACTAGAAGACCTTGAGTGTGTCCTAAGAAAATAAGTGGACACTAGTGTCTAATTCTCATTTTGTTTATAGATAAAGTTAATCAATATCAGTTACCGGTTGGTTACGAAGGAAAATGTGTAAACGCCAGAACCATCGCAATACTTCACCTTTTGTACTAATATATAAGAATTTCTGAAAGTATGTTAAACGCTTGAGCAATAGTGTAGTAGATGAGGCAACATAAATACTTTGAACTCTGAATTTGAATCATTATTCTGGAATGTGGGAACTGATATATTACCTATGGCATTTATCTGACTACTATTAATAGCGTTGCCTACGACTCCATAGATATATGCACGGAGTCTTCCGCAATGCTATAATATGATATGGGTTTTGGTGATTTTGTCttgatatatactgtactcaatacAGTTGACTTGTAACCTAAGTGGGCTGGGTTTAGCAACCCAGTTTTCGTGTCAATCACGCTCCAATTTCAGACCTGCTACTACTGCTCTGTACATTATTGGGAGAAATACTAAATAAAGTTTAACATGAATTCAATGTTGTGTAATGGTGTCTTTTTTGTATGAGAATACAATACATGTACTGCATATGAACTAGCCGTTTACACTGTAAACTTCACACAAGCTTTATTTACAGTTGACAATATAAAATGCCTTACAACAATCATccacatgaaataaacaacagcaaaaacataaatatacatatatacttactgtactgtatatacaatggtAGAGGAGTCGATATATATAAGCACAAGGAGCAGAAACAACGATATAGTTGAAATGCACCCTATAATGGGACAccatgttctttctctctcattttgctATGAGGAAAGTTCTGTTCTGCTTTTACTGGACAGTGTGCAGAATGTCCTGGAGGAGAGCGCTTAGTTTCGCAGAGAAGTCCTCCTCCAATAAGCCCAGAGGTGGAGAGGGCGGCTCGCTGGGGCTCTGAGCCTGTGACTCCTGCCCCAGAAGGTGCTTCTCTATTCGGGCATGGAACAACTGGTCCTGTAAGGCGGTGCTCTGGCAGAACTGATCCATACTGGTGGACACCTCTGCCCTGGGGGGGTGTGGAGCCAGCAGGAGACGGACCAGCTTTGCTTTCAGCACCCCCACCCTGCCCTGGACCTCCAGACTCAACGCCTGCACCTCCTGTCCCAGCCGTACGTTCACCTCCTGCCAGAAGTCCCCCTGGAAGGTACCATTGAGCTCCCTGATCACGCTGGATGTCTTGGTTTTGAAGTCCTGGATGATGGAGGTCATTTTGGCACTGCTGTCGTCCAAGGTCTGGCTGATCCACTGCACGGCCTCTAGGTATAGGGTGGGTCCGGCCGCCGCCTGGCTTTCCGCAGCCTCCAATCCCTGAAAGTAGAGCCTGAGGTGGCTACACAGCTCCTGGCTGTTGCTGTTCACGGCGCTCTGGAGCTGCTTGGTCAGGGGGGCCAGGCGACTTCTCACGCTGGCCAGGGTGGACTCGCTGGACTGGGGGTGGGCAGGGTACGGGGCGAGCCTCTCCCTCAGCTTAGTGAGCTCCTGGCGAAGGCGGGCGCGCAGCCTCTCGGACTCCAGGGTAAGCTTGTGCCTGATCTCGCTCACCATGGGGTTGTGGCTGTCCTGGGTGTACAGGTTGCTGTTCTCCAAATGGCTCTTCCACATCCCACTGTTAACATACAGGATCAGTTAAAACATTGTTATAAAGGCTGTTATGAGGCTGTTAAAATACTGTTATAATACCATTACAAAGCTGTTAAAAGACTGTTATAAGCCTGTTAtggaactgttataaggctttACCGGACTGTTAGAAGGCTGTTAAAAGGGTCATCTGTATACATGCATTTCTGATTCATGATTCAATTATTTATGTTATATATTGTATGAGGACATACTTGACATCCTTGTTGAGGTCTGTCTTCTCATGAGCCTGATTGATCATTATGTCCTGTAGGGCCTGTGATGCTTCTCTGCTGGTACGGTGGAGTgggtatgctacagtagaagaTAGAAGTTAACACCATTGATACATTAACTCATTTTAAATCCTATTATTCACTTTGATACATCATTGCATCTGCTCTGTATTATAAGCACTGTTCGATAGCAGATGCAATGACGTTTTTAACGGAAAGGAAAGAAAGTACAAACCTGTGATTGTCAAAAACGACAAGGCGAAGGTCACTACTTTGAGATGCATGTTTTTTGTCGTTTTTTTACACTGAGGAGAAATGTGGAAATGAATTCGGATTTTTAACAGGAATCTTCAGACTAAATAGACCAAAAAAACTGAAGTAGCGCAAGATCAATCAGTGAGAGAGTGGCCTGTCCTTACCTATGTACTAGGTTTGGCAGAATGACTCTTCATCAAGACCGTGCTTATAAAGGGATGGGTCCTTCTTATCATTGGTTGTCCTTAACTCTGCCTGTGTCAACAGACAACACGTGGAGGGTCATGTTGATAACGATTAGCACCCAACACAACGCACAAAAACACTCACTGTCACAGGCTGCACAGGCGCCAACATTCCTTGCGACATCGGTTTAAAGAATTTCAAATGATGTCATCCTGTAATAAGGGTAAGATTGTAAAAGCGTTGTGGTCATGAAAGGAGTCATGTGGGGCGACGGGGTCAATATCAGGAAGAGTTTGTTGTTTGAGTCAATAGAGGACATAAATATTATCTCAATTCAACTACCACGGAGACAAATGATCAACAGAAAAACAACACTTTGAATTATATTTAAATGCCCTATTAAATTCATCCCCTtaggtacactacatggccaaaagtacactatatatccacacaaaagtatgtggacaccccttcaaattagtggattaggctatttcagccacaccgttgctgacaggtgtataaaatcgagcacaccgccatgcaatctccatagacaaacattggcaggagaatggccttactgaagagctcagtgacaagtcagttggtcaaatttctgccctgctagagctgtcctggtcaactctaagtgctgttattgtgaagtggaaatgtctaggagaacacatcctgtcccaatgcatagtgccagctgtaaagtttgtgtaggaggaataatggtctggggctgtttttcatggttcgggctaggccccttagtttcagtgaagggaaatcttaacgttacagcatacaaatgacattctagacgatgctTCTGCTTCTTTGTGGCAAAactttgaggaaggccctttcctgtttcagcatgacaatgcccctgtgcacaaagcgaggtccatacagaattggtttgtcgagatcggtgtggaagaacttgactggcctgcacagagccctgaccccaacaaacacatttgggatgaattggaacgctaactgcgagccaggcctaaacgcccaacatcagtgcccgaatcaactctatattaatagctatgattttggaatgagatgtttgacgagcaggtgttcacatacttttagtgtatgtcaactttcAGGTTTCTGAGATCCCAGGCCACCACACAGACAAGGCTATATAGTTTACATTTTTTWATTTTATTTCAAAAGTATCAGGGGGCTTCACACTATTCACACACAGTCCCAAGATACTCTCTACACTGCTGGAGGTCCTCAAGATGGCCTTCGCCATCACCGTCAGTCATCCAGCATTTGTCTGTCGGTCGTTGGTTGCCAGTCATTCCTCTTTGTCCGTTGTCAWCAAGTGTCTGTGGCACCAAGCCCATGGTACGTTCC
This genomic interval from Salvelinus sp. IW2-2015 linkage group LG22, ASM291031v2, whole genome shotgun sequence contains the following:
- the LOC111949928 gene encoding zona pellucida-like domain-containing protein 1, translating into MLSLCCVSAVMAIFLQPAFSITYNCSALYKRVPDNNDLTVDCGATMINLKVNLCTAQWAGFDPAGLALNGEHNKSQCQGLVDTSVDPPVIRYQLPVNHSQANPCRQSMQILDEAPDAFGPFNFFSSIQSVIITGYLNTPKSSVGIISYSTDLYYHFSCRYPLEYLLNNTQIVASSVSVATSDNNGTFINTLSMSVFNGTDYGYPLVVPPTGLELRSKVYVEVKATNLTGNFNLLLDHCFATPSAYNMSNNEQHDFFTGCAVDSRSSVTQNGISKNSRFSFEAFRFVTHNNLEKSSIFLHCILRLCEPSKCQKLVDACNSREKRSLEPFGSESAESATVSVGPLYTSRDEERPAALAYSSGGVQSGGDKVNLPGLVVGILFGTAAIALVVLGSWFVLKKFYWAGGLPHSFD
- the zgc:162608 gene encoding apolipoprotein A-IV, whose protein sequence is MHLKVVTFALSFLTITAYPLHRTSREASQALQDIMINQAHEKTDLNKDVNGMWKSHLENSNLYTQDSHNPMVSEIRHKLTLESERLRARLRQELTKLRERLAPYPAHPQSSESTLASVRSRLAPLTKQLQSAVNSNSQELCSHLRLYFQGLEAAESQAAAGPTLYLEAVQWISQTLDDSSAKMTSIIQDFKTKTSSVIRELNGTFQGDFWQEVNVRLGQEVQALSLEVQGRVGVLKAKLVRLLLAPHPPRAEVSTSMDQFCQSTALQDQLFHARIEKHLLGQESQAQSPSEPPSPPLGLLEEDFSAKLSALLQDILHTVQ